The Elephas maximus indicus isolate mEleMax1 chromosome 11, mEleMax1 primary haplotype, whole genome shotgun sequence genome contains the following window.
TTATTTACTGGATGAAATTCTTAATGCTTATTATTCAAAATTACTTTTAGAATAAgttaaatcttcattttcttatctCTGTGTTTCTGAATTTACACAAGATCAtactttttttcaaaatatgatTAAGTGTATGTATGGTCAGGCTTATAACTGTGTTGTCTAGATTCTTGAATATGTATGATATATGCCAAATTAAGTACATTTAAAGGTCATTTTGTAATGATAAAAGTTAAAATAAGGCCAGAATATTATTACTAATGTCCATTGCTGTGGTAACATTTGGCCTTCACACTCAGTTTACCCTTTTGATCTTTAGACAGAGGAAAaacttacaaaataaaaatatagctcATGTTCTTGGACCCCCTTGGACTCCTGTGTTCACTACTCAAGCATACATGGGTGTGGATTCTGGCTCGTGCTATTGTCTTACTGTCATCTTTTGACACCAGAACTCATTAACGCATCTCCCACAGGTATCAGAAATATCAGCTTACAAGATTTCCAAGTTCAAGGCTTATTCTGCCTCCAGTGGGCCTCACCTTAACAATAGCCCTGCCTAAACAACTGTTGAGAATCGCTTCCATTTCCTAAAACTTTAGTTACCTAGGTCTGGTTGAAACATCacgaccaaaaaacccaaaaaaccaaaaaccacacaTTTAATTCTGTTTGGCTGCACAGAGTGGATCCCATCCTTTAGACATCATTCTGGATGGGAAAATGCCAAACCATGCCCATGTACTTTTGTCTTATGTAACACTTCGGTAGATTACGCTAGGGGAGCCTGGTATCTGGAATCCTGATGCTTCATCATGAGAAACTGAGAagatactgtttctttttttttcagaaaagagaaataaaccctCTGCtacgattaattaaaaaaaaaaaggtttttaaattGCAACCAATAAAACACGATTGACATTTCCTACAGACTTTTTATCTCAGTAGCATTTTTAAAAGGCatgatttttctctctccttggaCATGAAATCCTATTTgcaacacacacagagacacattctaaataacaacaacaaacaactccctAACTTCTTTGCTACTCCCGAGCAGGCGCACAAACTTAAGGTGAGCTGAATGActctcttcccccacctcccAACTGTCAACTGCGCTCCCCTCTGAGGGGGTCACTACTCAAGATTAATTCTGACGCCCTGAAGCCCGTGCTTTTCTCTCCTTTAAAAGTGAAAAGGGAAGGCTTTCTACAAGATTGAAAAGTTTGCCCAGGGATATGATGTCAGCATTGCCAACAGTGGCCCTGATAGACAAAGCACTTCTGGAGCTCTAACCTCGAAAAGGAGCAGACCcccctttgaaaaaaaaaaaaaaacccggaaaaccaaaaaacaaaagcaacaacaacaaaacgagAAGGAGAAAGACCATGAAAGCTCTCCTCTCTGAGCATCTCTGGCTTCTGCTCGCTCAAGGCAGGAGAGCGGAAGGGATGGGGTGGGAACTTCTCATGACAGAATGCTTTTCCTTAAGCAACCTGTCTTGAGATTTGGAGGAAGGGCTGGTTTAGAGACGCTTCCAAAGGCTCGACTTCTAACTGTCCCGGCCTCTGGCCCCACTTGCCTGTCAATTTCAGCCTGGGTCCCCAGTTCCATCGTTTCCCTCTCTGGGGGTATTGAGAACCTGGAATTTCCAGCTCTCCGGGGGTACCGTTAGGCCAGCTCTctactgacctttcagaaacCCTGAAATCAACTTTCCCCACACAGTCTGAATCGTTTGTTTGCGTTTCCAGCCTGCCGAAGTCTTCCTGCCAAGCCCACCCCTCTTCCCGCTCctctctgccccctccctccctccggccTCTCGgactcccccacccccgccctctTCTTTGTTGTCTCCTACCTGCTGGCCAGGCTCTGCCTGCAGTGCTGCCTGAAGGGCATCAGGTGGTAGTTCATGGCGTCCAGGAGCAGCTTCTGGCAGACCGGGTCGGTGCGCATGAAATCCACTGACTGGACCCGCTCCACCAGCTCTGGGGCCGGGATGAGTGCGAAACGGAGGCGCTTCATGAGGTCAGGCGCGTACTGCATGCGGGTCTCGCGGTCGTGCTCCAGCCACAGCACGGACATTTGGAAGAGCGCCAGCTCCGACTCCACCGGGGGCGGCAGCGAGTCCAGCAGGGCGCGCATCTCTTCGAAGTTGAGCAGCAGCACATCCTCCACCAGGTACTTGTTGGCCAGCTTCTTGGTCTCCTCCAGGCCGTGCAGCGCGGCGATCTTGCACACCTGCTTGTAGTTCTGCACCGAGATCTGGTCGTTGAGGAACTGCACGCAAAGCTTGGTGACCTGGGGGATGTGCAGAATCTTGCTGACCGACAGCACCTCCTCCACCGTGTCTAGGGAGAGGGTCACGTTGGCAGTGTAGAGGTACTCGAGCACCAGGCGCAGCCCGATGGACGAGCAACCCTGCAGCACCAGGTTGTTGATGGCCCGGGGACTGGTCAGCAGCTTGTCGTcgggggaggaggaaggagtcCCGGGATCTTCCTGAGGCGGCGGCTGCTGCTGTGGCGGCTGCTGCTGCGGCTGCTGCTGGTCCTTGGGGGCCCCCAGGCCGTCCTGGCCGCCGACCCCTCCCCCGAGaggagggtggctggagaagagcgATCGGAAGTACTGCGAACAGGAGGCCAGCACGGCCTTGTGGCAGTGGAACTGCTGGCCCTGGGCCGTCAGGGTCACGTCGCAAAACAGCTGCTTCCTCCACAGCAGGTTGAGGCCGTGCAGCAGGTTGTCGCTGTGGCTGGGGTCGAAGGTGGAGGTCCTGTCCCCGGATCTGGACATGGCGAGCTGACTCGTTGTACCTGGCTTTAAACCCTCCTCCAACCTGGCAGAcaggggtgggggatgggagggaggggagagggtggTGGAGGGGGTGGGGTGTGGTCGGGGTGGGGAAGGGTGTGGAGGGGAGGGCGAAGAACAACAATCAGTGCTCAGCTGGGCTCCCGCCTAGCGCACCTCCGGACCCCGACCCTAGGAGGAAGGTCTGCAGGCGCTGGATCTTTGAGCGCCACCAGAAGGGCCCTGTCTGGGGTCCGGGCGCCCGCTCTCCTCCCTGCTGCTCCTTTCACCACCCCTCACACACTTCGTCTCCCACTTTCCTAAAGCCACCGGGGCTCGGCTCTTGGCAGCGACAGCGGTGGCAGCAGCGACGGCAAAGTGGCGGCTGAGGCCAAGACACCTCGTGGGCTTGTGTCCATGCCGGGCCGGATGGAGGGAAAGGCCGGGGAGTGGGGAGCCTGGGGTGCCCCGAGAGTGCAGAGGCGACCGACGGCGGAGGTTCCAGGTCAACTTGTGCCCGAAGCTTTGCTTCTCGCAGTTGGCCCAGTTTGGGGGAGGGGTGTAGGAAAGGGGGCCCGACAAATGTGCGGGCGGGCGCTTCTCAGCCTTCCAAAAGCTGGGAAACCCTTCGATTATCCGTGCTGCCCCGAGAAACTCCTAGGCTAATAGTCTGAGGGAGGAGATAAAGCCCTTTCTTCTCCCGGGAAAGTGCAGCGGAGCGCGGTGAGGACCAGCTCAGTGGACTCGGCAGAGGCGGGAGCTGTCCTTATCAATTCTAGCTCATTTCCCTCACCCTGGCCCTGCCCGCTTCCCTGCTTCACAAACTGTTGGCTTCCCCGTCACCactcagttttgttaattttccaGAGACGCCTTTCAACCTGGCAGGAGAATCCCTCTAGCCACCCCCCCCACGCCCCTGCCTCCCGCCCCCCGCATTTCTGAGAACCGAAGTTCAGACATCTATCTCCCCTTCCACGGCGGGGCGGCACCGAGGGAGACGCGAGAGAGGCGGGGGGCGGGAGTGGGGCTACTGGGATGGATTTAGAGCAAGAGCCAGGAGGCCGGGAGGGATTGGTGTGGCCGAATCTTCCTCCCAGGCACCAGGCGCAGTCACTTTAACTCCAGTAACTATGAGAAGTTCAAGTTAGAAGGCAGGTGTTGGGGGAGGGTATGGGACTGTccaattgggggtgggggggtggcggGAATCCAGCCAGGGGCTTCTGCGTTCCACCCAGCCTCATCGCCATCCGCCGCAGCTTCCTTCTGAGCCCCTGGGTACAGCCCCCTGAGGACCCCACTCGGGCACCCCCACTCCGCGGGCCTTGGAACTACTTCTGTAAAAAGTCTGAGCCGCCCGTATCTAAGCTGAGAAGGACGGGGTGGGGGAGGCGAAGCAAGATCGATACATCAGGTCCTTAACCTGTAATTGCACCTTCCAGGGCTAAGTAGCAAGGGACCCTCTGCCCACattccgcccgcccgcccgcccgcgcgCCGGCCGGGGAGaactgctgccgccgccgcctggCTCTCAGGATCCCGCCGGACCTGCCCCTTCCACTGCGGCTCCTTCTGTCCTGCCTGGCGCCAGTCCTGGATCGCCGGCGTCCTATTTATACCGGACTCGGCTCCTCTGGACTCACTTTACCATCCCGTTCCAGGTGGACCCTAGCCTCTCTCGTGCTCCCTCCCCGGCACTCTGCCCCCCACGCCCCCAAAGCTCTggctttgctgaaacatctcagagTCTCTCCCTTTCAGTGGACCCGGTCATACCTCTCTCTCGCTCTCCCCGCTTCGTTgtctccccgcccccccgcccccatcttATCCTGTTCCCCTCCCTTCTTGTTCTCTTCCTTCGCCTTTCCCCCTCATCTGCTTATTTCTTGCCATAGGAGTTTTATTCTTGATAAGCGTTTGCCACACAACTACCCCCCCCACCCCTCTGAAAGACTCCCTCCCGGTCCCTTCCCCGACAACAACCCAAAAAGGCAGAACAAATACACACAAGGCAGACACAAGGCCAGAAACTTACCTGCTCTCAACCAGCTGCAAAGTCAAGGCTCACTTAAGCTCCCCCCCAAAAATCAATTGTCCTTCCTTTTTAAAGGTTTGGTCTCTCCTTGGGAGGGGGGGAACACCTTCTGGTTCCCAACTCCAGGCAGTCACTCTTTACAATTTATTTTGTCGTACATCATTTGATCACCATGAATTAGCAACAGCAAGAAAAtgtaggagaggaagaaaagagagaaagagagagggagagagagagggagaaagagagagggagcagAGCTTTCTgcaagagaagaagaagaaaaaatgtacGTGTGACAAATTATGCTACCAAGAAACAACACATCATTATCCTTGGGCCTGGGGCTCAGTGAGTCGTAACGAGAGTAATAGGAAATCCACGGTTGGGGAGAGAAACGGTCGTGCTTGGCCAGTAGAGAGAGACCATACAGGGGGATGGATGCTGGAGAGACTCGCAAAATTATGGCTCAAGGCTATTGTAAAAATTGTCGAGCGTAAATGACTGCGATTTCAAACATCTTTGgaagaaagaaggggaaaaagcgagcccccccttcctccctctccctctctctccctctctcttctctctctctataaagaACCGTCAAGTTTTAGTGCGCATTGCTAATTAGTCAATTTCTCTCTGCCTTCACAGGCTGGCGACTTCGCTGCTGAGCTGAAACTGCTAATTTCTGTGACCAGCTTTTTTCTTAGCTGTGATCTGGATGAATGAGTAGCTGTCTCACAGAGATGACAAAAATAAACTCTAATCCCCCCCAAAATTTCCACTACATCTTTCTCATGCATAGATTTATGATCTTCAAGCGCTCTGTGCAATATGCAAACTTTTTTTTGTGTCTGTATATATGCTGTTGTTT
Protein-coding sequences here:
- the KLHL14 gene encoding kelch-like protein 14, whose amino-acid sequence is MSRSGDRTSTFDPSHSDNLLHGLNLLWRKQLFCDVTLTAQGQQFHCHKAVLASCSQYFRSLFSSHPPLGGGVGGQDGLGAPKDQQQPQQQPPQQQPPPQEDPGTPSSSPDDKLLTSPRAINNLVLQGCSSIGLRLVLEYLYTANVTLSLDTVEEVLSVSKILHIPQVTKLCVQFLNDQISVQNYKQVCKIAALHGLEETKKLANKYLVEDVLLLNFEEMRALLDSLPPPVESELALFQMSVLWLEHDRETRMQYAPDLMKRLRFALIPAPELVERVQSVDFMRTDPVCQKLLLDAMNYHLMPFRQHCRQSLASRIRSNKKMLLLVGGLPPGPDRLPSNLAQYYDDEKKTWKILTIMPYNSAHHCVVEVENFLFVLGGEDQWNPNGKHSTNFVSRYDPRFNSWIQLPPMQERRASFYACRLDKHLYVIGGRNETGYLSSVECYNLETNEWRYVSSLPQPLAAHAGAVHNGKIYISGGVHNGEYVPWLYCYDPVMDVWARKQDMNTKRAIHTLAVMNDRLYAIGGNHLKGFSHLDVMLVECYDPKGDQWNILQTPILEGRSGPGCAVLDDSIYLVGGYSWSMGAYKSSTICYCPEKGTWTELEGDVAEPLAGPACATVILPACVPYNK